The genomic segment GCAAGGCGCGGGGCAGGAATCGCCCCGAACAGGGCGGTATAGCGTTCGGCTGCCTCGCGTGCCGTTTGGAGGGCATGTTTTGCCCCTTCGGAGGGGGCATCGTCTTTGCGGCGGGGGAAGTAGTAGAGATCAATCGCAAGCCCATCCGCCGTTGTCGCGGAGAGGGTGCGCATGGCGTCTGTCACGGTGAGCGTGAACGAGCGCCCACCGTTCAGGGTGAACTGCCAACCGCCATCGGCAGTACGTTCGGCAATGCCTGGGGCAATCACATCAACGTTAGGGGCGTTTTGGACGCTGACGCGAAGGCGAAAATGTGCCATCTCCGAATAGGTGTATTCGCCCACCCGCCCAGCCTCTGGGGTAAGCCACTGCCCCTTACGGAAGGGGGCGATCTCTGGGAGGAGATAGCCCATGTTCATCTGACGGGCGGTGTAGGCGAAGGCACGCATCCGCGCCGCCTCTAATTTGGGGACAGTCAGGGTAAAGCGAACATCAAGGGCGATTAGGCAATCGGGGCGGAGCGGTTCATCAAGGCGTATGGTGAGCCGCCCCCCCTCAAGGGTATAGCCAACAATGGCATTTTTGCCCGTACTTACGGCGCTTGCTAAGGTGAGGTTATCCAGCAAAAAGACACCCGCCGAACGGTTTGGATCGACGTTGAGAACGAGGTTAGAGAGATCGCGTCCGGTGGGGTTGCGGTAGGTAATGCGCAAGGCGGCAGCGGCGGTTTTTTCGGCGTAATTGACGCGAATATCCCCTTCGTAAAGGGCGGCTGGCTCGCCAAGCGCAAGGGGAATACAGGGGGCGGCGGGCAGCGCGGCGGGAGCGGTGGGAACGAGGGCAGCGGCGGCAGCGGTATTCGTCGTCAGGGCGGGGCGCGTCGCCGTGATTACCGGAGCGGGGGTGGCGAAAGCGCTCTCCCCTGAGGGAGAGGCGGCAGGCGGTTCTGTTGCACTTAGGTTGCAGGCAAGAAGGGCGAATAGCACGGCACAAAGGCGCACGGTGAAGTCACCCTTAGAAAGTTTAACCCGCATAGAAGATTCCATTTTGCCCCATAAAAAATGAACGCAACTCCCATGATAGACAATGACAACCCTACTTCAGTATTGTTAAGGAAATGGGTGAGACAAACTATTCAGCCGCCTGATTGACGCCGTACCGAGCGTTCCTGTAGGCTTATGCCCGTCAAGGTTGGAAATCATACCGAAAGAAAGGCTAAAGACAACATGACGGTTAAACAACGTTCGCTCTGCGTGATCATGGCGCTGGCTGTCCTTCTGACAACACTTGGCGCGGCAGGGTTTACAGCAACCGCCCGCGCTTCTGAGGAAACGCTCACCCTGTATTCGGGACGCAATGAGAAATTGATGTCCCCCATATTGGAAGAATTCACGAAAGATACGGGCATTAAACTGGCAATTCGCTACGGGGATACGGCGGAGATGGCAGCGACCATCCTTGAGGAAGGCGATAACAGCCCGGCGGATGTCTTTTTGGCACAGGATGCCGGAGCGCTTGGGGCGTTGGCGGCGGAAGAACGCCTGACGGTGATCCCCGACACCCTCTTAGAGCGTGTCCCGGCAGAATTTCAATCGCCCGATGGTGTGTGGGTGGGGGTGTCGGGACGCGCCCGCGTATTGGCATACAACACGAAGGCGCTCAAAGCCGATCAACTGCCGACCTCGATCCTTGATTTGGTGAAGCCGGAATACAAGGGGCGTGTGGCATGGGCGCCAACGAATGCTTCCCTGCAAAGCCAGGTGACGGCGCTGCGCGTTTTGCTTGGCGAGGAAAAAACAGCCGAATGGCTGAAGGGAATGGTAGCCAACGAGACGAAAGTCTATTCGGGAAATGTCCCGATGGTGAAGGATGTTGCCGATGGCGTTGTGGAGATGGCGATCACAAACCACTACTACATTTGGCAGCTTCGCGCCACAACGCCGGATACAGCGGTGGCGGCAGCGTTCTTCCCGAAAGGTGATCCAGGGGCGCTGGTGAACGTTGCCGGCGCGGGCATTTTGACGACGAGCAAAAAGCGCGAGACAGCGGCGAAGTTGATCGATTATCTGCTCTCAGAGAAGGCGCAAAAATACTTTGCCGAGACAACCTTCGAGTATCCCTTGATCGAAGGGGTGGCGCTTGCCGACGGGCTGACGCCCCTTGCCGATCTGGAGATGCCAGAGATTGACCTGAGCGACCTTGCCGATTTGCGCGGCACACTGGCGCTGCTGCAAGAGACTGGCGTCCTTCCGTAAAGGGAGAGGCGGGCAATTCGAGAGGATTGCCCGCCAGCAAACCTATGCACCATAGAATAGACACATGACGAAAAGCAGACAATTTACAGATCGTTCGTCATAGAAAAATAACCCGTTAACGTTTATAACGAATAGTAAGCCGAGAGCGAGAACAGGACGAAAGATAGCCCGATGCAGATTGCCCGCAGCACATCGCCCGCCCGCCCCATCGCCCCCAACGCGCTGCCCCCCCTGCGGGGGGGAATCATCTTGCCTCGTTTTCGCCTTCCGCAAACGACGGGGGGAATGGCGCTCCATCTGTTTGGGCTGATCGTCGCAGCGGCGGTGCTGATCCCCGTTGGGTATTTGGTCTTTCGGGCGGCAAGTGGCGGGGAGGCAGCGATCCGCTATCTCTTTAGTGGGCGGGTGATGGCGATCATTGGGAACACAGTGGTGTTGGTGGGGGCGGTAGTCGGCGCGGCGACGGTGCTTGCCGTCCTGTTTGCTTGGCTGACGACGCGGACAGATGTCCCCTTCCGGCGGGCGTGGCTGATCCTCGGCTTGCTGCCACTCGTAATCCCCTCGTACATTGGGGCGATGACGTTTGCCGCCGCGTTTGGGGCAAAGGGCTACCTTCAGCAGATGCTCCTCCCGTTGGGGGTTGAGCGCCTACCCTCCATCTATGGTTTTTTCGGGGCGTGGCTGGTGATCACCCTCTTCACCTACCCCTACGTCGCCTTGCCGCTGCGTGCCGCGCTATTGAACACCGATCCGGCGTTGGAAGAATCAGGGCGAAGCATGGGCTTGAGCGCCTTCGCCACCTTTCGGCGGGTGACGTTTCCCCAACTGCGCCCGGCGTTGGGGGTGGGGATGATCCTCGCCGCGCTCTATACCCTGAGCGATTTTGGGGCAGTGGCAATCATGCAGTATGACAGCTTCACCCGCGTGATCTTCGTCCAATACACCAGTTCGTTCAATCGCGGGATTGCCGCCACACTTTCGTTGGTGTTGGTTGTTTTCGCTTTTGGGCTGATTTTTCTTGAGCGGCGCATCGCCAGCCAGAAAAAGAACTATCGGGCAGGGGTGGGGGCGTGCCGCAAACATCGGGTTGTCGCCTTGCGGGGATGGAAAGTGCCAGCGCTTCTGTTTTGTGGGGGACTGGTGTG from the Anaerolineales bacterium genome contains:
- a CDS encoding iron ABC transporter permease, which codes for MALHLFGLIVAAAVLIPVGYLVFRAASGGEAAIRYLFSGRVMAIIGNTVVLVGAVVGAATVLAVLFAWLTTRTDVPFRRAWLILGLLPLVIPSYIGAMTFAAAFGAKGYLQQMLLPLGVERLPSIYGFFGAWLVITLFTYPYVALPLRAALLNTDPALEESGRSMGLSAFATFRRVTFPQLRPALGVGMILAALYTLSDFGAVAIMQYDSFTRVIFVQYTSSFNRGIAATLSLVLVVFAFGLIFLERRIASQKKNYRAGVGACRKHRVVALRGWKVPALLFCGGLVCLGVGVPGMVLAAWLAEGAAAGVTLPLLDGALLNTVTVSGAAALVVGVVALPMALLAVRSNGRWGRWIVQITFLGHGLPGLVIALALVFVAANALPALYQTLPILIFGYGVRFLPLSIGATRSALTQINPRLGDASRSLGLSAWQTTRRVTLPLMRAGVLGGMALVFLNTMKELPTTLMLSPTGFRTLTTHLWTAQTNGDWALAAAPALVIVAVSALSLVFILRDGAGNH
- a CDS encoding iron ABC transporter substrate-binding protein, producing the protein MALAVLLTTLGAAGFTATARASEETLTLYSGRNEKLMSPILEEFTKDTGIKLAIRYGDTAEMAATILEEGDNSPADVFLAQDAGALGALAAEERLTVIPDTLLERVPAEFQSPDGVWVGVSGRARVLAYNTKALKADQLPTSILDLVKPEYKGRVAWAPTNASLQSQVTALRVLLGEEKTAEWLKGMVANETKVYSGNVPMVKDVADGVVEMAITNHYYIWQLRATTPDTAVAAAFFPKGDPGALVNVAGAGILTTSKKRETAAKLIDYLLSEKAQKYFAETTFEYPLIEGVALADGLTPLADLEMPEIDLSDLADLRGTLALLQETGVLP